One window of the Planctomycetota bacterium genome contains the following:
- a CDS encoding S24 family peptidase translates to MVVLRPRYTTHVPVYDLTAAAGFWGPESVPEEIGWTEVPGVSLKAGMFVARVTGTSMEPLIPDGSWCLFRPCPAGSREGRIVLVQLGTDGAGENGGRFTVKKYHSELSTDLAVTAEGWRHTSLQLLPLNPAFEPIEIEAEQAADVVIVGEHILIIPDAGFTG, encoded by the coding sequence ATGGTTGTGCTACGCCCCCGTTACACCACCCACGTCCCGGTCTACGACCTCACCGCCGCGGCGGGCTTTTGGGGACCGGAGAGTGTGCCGGAGGAGATCGGCTGGACGGAGGTGCCGGGCGTTTCGCTCAAGGCCGGCATGTTCGTGGCGCGGGTGACGGGCACGTCGATGGAGCCGCTGATCCCCGACGGCTCATGGTGCCTGTTCCGCCCGTGTCCGGCGGGCTCGCGCGAGGGCCGGATCGTGCTCGTGCAGCTGGGCACGGACGGCGCGGGCGAGAACGGCGGCCGGTTCACCGTCAAGAAGTACCACTCGGAGCTATCTACGGATTTGGCCGTCACCGCCGAAGGCTGGCGGCACACTTCGCTTCAGCTGCTGCCGCTGAATCCGGCCTTTGAGCCGATCGAGATCGAGGCTGAGCAGGCCGCAGACGTCGTGATCGTCGGAGAGCACATCTTGATCATTCCGGATGCCGGGTTTACCGGTTGA
- a CDS encoding DUF4926 domain-containing protein, giving the protein MIRELDEVVLTCDLPEQKLAAGDIGTVVLVHGEGRGYEVEFMTLDGETIAVSTLRADQVRQAHADEIAHARPIAS; this is encoded by the coding sequence GTGATTCGCGAACTTGACGAAGTCGTGCTCACGTGTGATTTGCCAGAGCAAAAGCTCGCGGCTGGAGACATCGGCACTGTCGTGCTCGTGCACGGCGAAGGCCGGGGATACGAAGTCGAGTTCATGACGCTGGATGGCGAGACGATCGCGGTTTCCACACTTCGGGCAGACCAGGTCCGGCAGGCCCACGCGGACGAAATCGCCCACGCACGACCGATCGCCTCGTAG
- a CDS encoding HIT domain-containing protein, with the protein MILPRPKVVPPSRTLPAMEPAAPSPFLEVPEAEWVCANDLCFAIFDSYPVSPGHVLVITRRVVPTFFECTAAEQQALFALVGDVKALLDRRLEPKPDGYNVGFNAGAAAGQTVPHVHVHVIPRYAGDMDDPRGGVRHVIPEKGNYLAGPVAPSSGAPRLSLTTGPDRPLWPRLAERLPGASEIDLLASFVQPSGLDVIRAGLFSAIAAGARVRLLVGDYLGITSPEALRQLLGWIDYAGGATPLLAGEEGRRPGEGAFLARLAEMARLRGSPDSFHPKAWRIADSSGGIVVVGSSNLSRSALVSGVEWNLLGETSGSGDLDRELVAAFDGLWQQATPLSPEVVDRYAARAAVAAELRRAWDGAPAVAPAPPVTFTPDGKRCQEPFPGRRRRHGPGRRGRPGCFAEKVPDTFFGVVRPVRPARHRLDPEALPPRQSRGPRGCGPV; encoded by the coding sequence ATGATTCTACCCCGGCCCAAGGTTGTCCCGCCGAGTCGTACACTGCCGGCCATGGAGCCCGCCGCCCCCTCGCCGTTTCTGGAAGTCCCCGAGGCGGAGTGGGTCTGCGCGAACGACCTCTGCTTCGCGATCTTCGATTCGTACCCCGTGTCGCCGGGGCACGTGCTCGTAATCACGCGGCGGGTCGTGCCGACGTTCTTCGAGTGCACGGCCGCGGAGCAGCAGGCGCTGTTCGCCCTGGTCGGCGATGTGAAGGCCCTGCTTGATCGGCGGCTCGAGCCCAAGCCCGATGGCTACAACGTCGGCTTCAACGCCGGGGCCGCCGCCGGGCAGACCGTGCCGCATGTGCATGTACACGTGATCCCGCGGTACGCCGGCGACATGGACGACCCCCGCGGCGGGGTTCGCCATGTGATTCCAGAGAAGGGGAATTACTTGGCGGGGCCGGTTGCCCCAAGCTCGGGCGCCCCGCGGCTCTCCCTCACCACTGGGCCCGATCGGCCGCTTTGGCCGCGTCTCGCCGAGCGGCTGCCGGGGGCGAGCGAGATCGACCTGCTCGCGTCGTTCGTGCAGCCCTCGGGGCTCGATGTCATCCGCGCGGGGCTCTTCAGCGCGATCGCCGCCGGGGCCCGCGTGCGGCTGCTCGTGGGGGATTATCTCGGCATCACGTCGCCCGAGGCGCTGCGGCAGCTGCTTGGATGGATCGACTATGCCGGCGGGGCGACGCCTCTCCTCGCGGGAGAGGAAGGCCGAAGGCCGGGAGAGGGAGCATTCCTGGCCCGGCTCGCCGAGATGGCGAGACTCCGCGGTTCGCCCGATTCGTTTCACCCGAAGGCGTGGCGGATCGCGGATTCGTCGGGTGGGATCGTGGTCGTGGGGTCGAGCAACCTCTCGCGGTCGGCCTTGGTCTCGGGCGTCGAGTGGAATCTGCTCGGCGAGACGTCGGGCTCGGGCGACCTCGACCGCGAGCTCGTCGCCGCGTTCGACGGTCTTTGGCAGCAGGCCACGCCGCTCTCGCCGGAGGTGGTCGATCGGTATGCCGCCCGGGCCGCGGTCGCGGCCGAGCTGCGTCGCGCGTGGGATGGCGCGCCCGCCGTGGCCCCCGCACCGCCCGTCACATTCACCCCGGATGGAAAAAGGTGTCAGGAACCCTTTCCCGGTCGCCGCAGGCGACACGGCCCTGGCCGGCGAGGCCGGCCAGGGTGCTTCGCAGAAAAGGTTCCTGACACCTTTTTCGGCGTCGTGCGACCTGTCCGGCCAGCTCGTCATCGCCTCGATCCAGAAGCTCTCCCGCCCCGACAGTCTCGCGGCCCTCGCGGCTGCGGCCCCGTTTGA
- a CDS encoding DUF433 domain-containing protein, translating to MSSWEECRAVERDPEKVSGAWVFANTRVPVRALFANLEDGATVDQFVEWFPGVTREQVEAVLEFAASSLGLQASA from the coding sequence ATGAGTTCCTGGGAGGAATGCCGAGCGGTCGAACGCGATCCTGAGAAGGTGAGCGGCGCCTGGGTGTTTGCGAACACGCGGGTTCCGGTGCGGGCCTTGTTTGCGAATCTCGAAGACGGAGCCACCGTCGATCAGTTCGTCGAGTGGTTTCCAGGGGTCACCCGGGAACAGGTCGAAGCCGTGCTTGAATTCGCGGCCTCAAGCCTCGGACTCCAAGCCTCTGCATGA
- a CDS encoding DTW domain-containing protein, with protein sequence MGRSVVLAGAARCPRCSLPPRVCTCGLLPQVETQLAVQLLIHRHELCRPSSTGALVGRSVAGAVCHVYQRANRFFAAAGYPADALEPGRELWVLHPSGDPLPQRGAVEPPGGAPRPAVLLLDGSWRQAGEMLASVAGRGRCVCLPARATDEPSRYWLREQAKPEQVCTAEALVAVLDATGETEAARRLRLHFELHVYATLLSRGRRELAERYLGHSPLLADAPGAVDRLGRHSTDSAPGGGIPADTDPGHRF encoded by the coding sequence ATGGGCCGTAGCGTCGTCCTCGCCGGTGCCGCCCGCTGCCCACGGTGCAGCTTGCCGCCGCGCGTGTGCACATGCGGCTTGCTGCCGCAGGTCGAGACGCAGCTCGCGGTGCAGCTGCTGATCCATCGCCACGAGCTGTGCCGGCCGTCGAGCACAGGCGCGCTTGTCGGCCGCAGCGTGGCCGGGGCGGTGTGCCACGTCTACCAGCGGGCCAACCGGTTTTTCGCGGCGGCCGGCTATCCGGCCGATGCCCTCGAGCCCGGACGGGAGCTGTGGGTGCTCCACCCGTCGGGCGATCCGCTGCCGCAGCGCGGCGCCGTGGAGCCCCCGGGTGGAGCGCCCCGCCCGGCCGTGCTGCTTCTCGACGGCTCATGGCGGCAGGCCGGCGAGATGCTCGCGAGCGTCGCCGGCCGTGGGCGATGCGTTTGTCTGCCGGCGCGGGCGACGGACGAGCCGAGCCGCTACTGGCTGCGAGAACAGGCGAAGCCCGAGCAGGTCTGCACGGCCGAGGCGCTCGTCGCCGTGCTCGACGCCACGGGCGAGACCGAGGCCGCGCGGCGGCTTCGGCTGCATTTCGAATTGCACGTCTACGCGACGCTCCTGTCCCGCGGCCGGCGCGAGCTGGCCGAGCGGTATCTCGGGCACTCCCCGCTGCTCGCCGACGCCCCCGGCGCCGTCGACCGTCTCGGGAGACACTCCACCGATTCAGCGCCCGGTGGCGGCATCCCGGCCGATACTGACCCGGGACACCGCTTCTGA
- a CDS encoding rhodanese-like domain-containing protein, with amino-acid sequence MTTTLKVILGAALIGAGVAVPAAGEDGSAAKDYPKAKVSFDDYKTLVAEVESHRRSRLIDLDTFLAMSREEGVIVLDCRSDFRYERIHVKGAKHLAFTEFTEKNLAAVIPAHTTKILIYCNNNFAGEPVNFASKVAPPRPRSGQKVASQFAAEAKPLMMALNIPTFIALYGYGYHDVYELDELVNVTDPRITFEGTVVEQTTKAASAAPAPPLAKLPSPVDDGR; translated from the coding sequence ATGACAACGACGCTGAAGGTGATCCTGGGCGCGGCACTGATCGGTGCGGGCGTCGCTGTGCCGGCTGCCGGTGAGGATGGCAGCGCGGCGAAGGACTACCCGAAGGCCAAGGTCAGCTTCGACGACTACAAGACGCTCGTCGCCGAGGTCGAAAGCCACCGCCGGAGCCGGCTGATCGACCTCGACACGTTCCTGGCGATGAGCCGCGAGGAGGGGGTGATCGTCCTCGATTGCCGGTCCGACTTCCGCTACGAACGGATCCACGTCAAGGGAGCGAAGCACCTGGCGTTCACGGAGTTCACCGAGAAGAACCTCGCGGCGGTGATCCCCGCCCACACGACCAAGATCCTCATCTACTGCAACAACAACTTCGCTGGCGAACCGGTGAACTTCGCCTCGAAGGTCGCCCCCCCGCGCCCGCGCTCCGGGCAGAAGGTGGCCAGCCAATTCGCCGCCGAGGCCAAGCCGCTGATGATGGCCCTCAACATCCCGACGTTCATCGCCCTCTACGGCTACGGCTACCACGACGTCTACGAGCTCGACGAGCTGGTGAACGTCACCGACCCGCGGATCACGTTCGAGGGGACGGTCGTCGAACAGACGACCAAGGCGGCCAGCGCCGCCCCCGCGCCGCCGCTGGCGAAGCTTCCATCGCCGGTGGACGACGGTCGGTAG
- a CDS encoding STAS domain-containing protein encodes MPRTAADDRHEHEQSEAAHRWPGVEEAGAPAGAVPAGAGEAPSVTGRRSRPRRGGAPLAEWGGRLPGAQRGVTLAGAEAEALERLMDLRTHSDGPLLTVRLSDDVLPDVAADTEVDQAITRVLAESRVTRLLLDFSDVNMFNSLGIAALIQVHKHCRVAGVAMAVCELSDDVAKVFRVTALHRLLAVHGTAAEARAALESGAAP; translated from the coding sequence ATGCCACGCACCGCCGCCGACGACCGTCACGAGCACGAGCAGAGCGAAGCGGCGCATCGGTGGCCTGGTGTGGAAGAGGCAGGAGCTCCGGCGGGCGCCGTGCCGGCCGGCGCGGGGGAGGCGCCGAGTGTAACGGGCCGCCGGTCGCGCCCACGGCGTGGTGGCGCCCCCCTTGCCGAGTGGGGCGGTCGATTGCCCGGCGCGCAGCGTGGGGTTACGCTGGCGGGCGCCGAGGCGGAAGCTCTGGAGAGGCTCATGGATCTGCGGACCCACAGCGACGGCCCCCTGCTCACCGTGCGGCTGTCTGACGACGTGCTCCCCGACGTCGCCGCCGACACCGAGGTCGATCAGGCGATCACCCGCGTTCTCGCCGAGTCGCGCGTTACCCGGCTGCTGCTCGATTTCAGCGACGTGAACATGTTCAATTCGCTCGGCATTGCGGCCCTGATCCAGGTCCACAAACACTGCCGTGTGGCGGGCGTCGCGATGGCGGTCTGCGAGCTCTCCGACGACGTCGCCAAGGTGTTTCGCGTCACGGCGCTCCACCGGCTGCTCGCCGTCCATGGCACCGCGGCCGAGGCCCGCGCCGCGCTCGAGAGCGGCGCGGCGCCGTGA
- a CDS encoding arylsulfatase — protein sequence MRRFALLVLVTVVGGGAWHEAGAAEPPLHRRPNIVVILADDFGYECVGANGGGYATPHLDRLAAGGMRFTSCHVQPLCTPTRAELLTGKSNKRNYVDFGSLPPTETTFAHLLRDAGYATAVAGKWRLGTDPGSPRHFGFDSACTWNHTRRAPRYANPGLDFDGVPRDFTAGEYGPDVVADFADAFLERIRDRPFLLYYPLMLTHGPFQPTPLDADWDPRATGEKVNDRPRHFPGMVAYLDRLVGRLVERLEALGLRENTLIVFVGDNGTAPAITGTLDGRPFRGGKGSTTHRGTHVPLIVSWPAVIKTPRVCGDLIAAVDILPTVCAAAGVAVPAGGDGTSFLPQLAGERGTPRDWIHAWYRPRLKRGAEPREHAFDHHHKLYADGRMYDLASDPEEKTPLAEGALTAEQRAGRAKLAAALECYADARPAELRRIDETAPAGAASEE from the coding sequence ATGCGCCGCTTCGCTCTGCTCGTGCTCGTGACGGTCGTCGGCGGCGGTGCGTGGCATGAAGCCGGCGCGGCCGAGCCGCCGTTGCACCGGCGGCCGAACATCGTCGTGATCCTCGCCGACGACTTCGGCTACGAGTGCGTCGGCGCCAACGGCGGCGGCTACGCCACGCCCCACCTCGACCGGCTCGCCGCCGGTGGCATGCGCTTCACCTCCTGCCACGTGCAGCCGCTGTGCACGCCGACGCGCGCGGAATTGCTCACCGGCAAGTCGAACAAGCGCAACTACGTCGACTTCGGCAGCCTGCCGCCGACCGAGACGACGTTTGCCCATCTCCTCCGCGACGCGGGCTACGCCACCGCCGTCGCCGGCAAGTGGCGATTGGGCACCGACCCCGGCTCACCGCGCCACTTCGGCTTCGACTCCGCCTGCACCTGGAACCACACACGCCGCGCCCCGCGCTACGCCAACCCCGGGCTCGACTTCGACGGCGTGCCGCGCGACTTCACCGCCGGCGAATACGGCCCCGACGTGGTCGCCGACTTCGCCGACGCGTTCCTCGAGCGCATCCGCGACCGGCCGTTTCTCCTCTACTACCCACTGATGCTCACGCACGGGCCGTTCCAGCCGACGCCCCTCGACGCCGACTGGGATCCGCGGGCGACCGGCGAGAAGGTCAACGACCGCCCCCGGCACTTCCCCGGGATGGTGGCGTATCTCGATCGGCTCGTCGGCCGGCTCGTGGAGCGCCTCGAGGCACTCGGGCTCCGCGAGAACACGCTGATCGTGTTTGTCGGCGACAACGGCACCGCCCCGGCGATCACCGGCACGCTCGACGGCCGGCCGTTTCGCGGCGGCAAGGGGTCGACGACCCACCGCGGCACGCACGTGCCGCTGATCGTGAGCTGGCCGGCGGTGATCAAGACACCGCGCGTGTGCGGCGATCTGATCGCCGCGGTCGACATCCTCCCCACGGTGTGCGCCGCGGCGGGGGTCGCCGTGCCCGCCGGCGGCGACGGCACGAGCTTCCTCCCGCAGCTCGCCGGCGAGCGAGGCACGCCGCGCGACTGGATCCACGCCTGGTACCGGCCGCGCCTGAAGCGCGGCGCCGAGCCCCGCGAACATGCTTTCGATCACCATCACAAGCTCTACGCCGACGGGCGGATGTATGACCTCGCGAGCGACCCCGAGGAGAAGACGCCACTGGCGGAGGGGGCGCTCACGGCGGAGCAGCGCGCGGGGCGGGCGAAGCTCGCCGCGGCGCTCGAGTGCTACGCCGATGCCCGGCCGGCGGAGCTGCGCCGGATCGACGAGACGGCGCCGGCGGGGGCGGCGTCGGAGGAGTGA
- a CDS encoding c-type cytochrome: protein MIARSLVVWSAIVGLALAAPAAGATVRSPAAVACLGDGRLVTANAAAGSVSLVDPARGFLAEIPVGARPTGIATTASGLVAVSVREAGDLVLLGVDGDRLEERARVHVGFEPWDVALSPDGMRAFLPLSASGELAIVDLARGEVAARLAVGRLPRHVAVSPDGRTVAVACSEGAAIVLVDTASAAVSCTAPFKGFNLGALAFAPDGATVYFAWTYDGGSHPSPGNIRRGWVTGSRLGKLTLTAEGEPVLAGLTLDVSGRAVGDVLGVAVAPDGSEVFVSAGGTHELLRFATADLPWTQISGLEVMDPRLAADAARFSRCDVGGRPTGLAVDARRQRVWIANALTDEVQAVAISPSADGPAVVAALPVAPAGTLDGQAALVRRGEAIFHDARRSLDQWYSCHTCHFEGGASTVTFDTRNDGSVGTYKTVLPLWGVAATGPWTWHGWQTDLAQSLEKSLVESMQGPKPTADDVAALGAYLESLSPPPSPFREPDGAAGMAAARGRELFASARAGCTACHAGPYLTSAETYDVGLGKSADRYPTYSPPSLRAVYRKTRLLHHGKARSLADVLTRYHGPEKVSGEAPLSAEEVADLVAYLETL, encoded by the coding sequence GTGATCGCTCGCTCCCTCGTGGTCTGGTCTGCGATCGTCGGTCTGGCGCTCGCCGCCCCTGCGGCCGGTGCCACGGTGCGCAGCCCCGCTGCTGTTGCCTGCTTGGGCGACGGCCGGCTCGTCACCGCCAACGCCGCTGCCGGCAGCGTGAGCCTCGTCGATCCAGCCCGCGGGTTTCTCGCCGAGATCCCGGTCGGGGCGCGCCCCACGGGCATCGCGACGACGGCCAGCGGGCTGGTCGCCGTGAGTGTGCGCGAGGCGGGGGATCTGGTGCTGCTCGGCGTCGACGGTGATCGGCTCGAGGAGCGCGCGAGAGTGCACGTCGGCTTCGAGCCGTGGGACGTCGCCCTCTCCCCGGACGGCATGCGCGCTTTCCTGCCGCTGTCGGCGTCGGGCGAGTTGGCGATCGTCGATCTGGCCCGCGGGGAGGTCGCGGCGCGCCTCGCGGTCGGCAGGCTTCCGCGCCATGTCGCCGTCTCCCCCGACGGGCGCACCGTCGCGGTCGCCTGCTCGGAAGGAGCGGCGATCGTCTTGGTCGACACCGCCAGCGCTGCGGTTTCCTGCACCGCGCCATTCAAGGGGTTCAATCTCGGCGCCCTCGCCTTCGCCCCCGACGGAGCCACCGTCTACTTCGCCTGGACCTACGACGGCGGCAGCCATCCCTCCCCCGGCAACATCCGCCGCGGCTGGGTCACCGGCAGCCGCCTCGGCAAGCTCACGCTCACCGCCGAGGGGGAGCCCGTCCTCGCCGGGCTCACGCTCGACGTCTCCGGGAGGGCGGTCGGCGACGTCCTCGGCGTCGCCGTCGCCCCCGACGGCAGCGAGGTGTTCGTCAGCGCCGGCGGCACCCACGAACTGCTCCGCTTCGCCACCGCCGACCTCCCCTGGACGCAGATCAGCGGCCTCGAGGTGATGGACCCGCGCCTCGCCGCCGACGCCGCGCGGTTTTCGCGCTGCGACGTCGGCGGCCGGCCGACAGGCCTGGCGGTCGATGCGCGGCGGCAGCGCGTCTGGATCGCCAACGCGCTCACCGATGAAGTTCAGGCGGTCGCGATCTCGCCGTCGGCCGACGGGCCGGCGGTTGTCGCCGCGCTGCCGGTCGCACCGGCCGGCACGCTCGACGGGCAGGCGGCGCTCGTCCGCCGCGGCGAGGCGATCTTCCACGATGCCCGCCGCAGCCTCGACCAGTGGTATTCCTGCCACACCTGCCATTTCGAAGGGGGAGCGAGCACCGTCACGTTCGACACGCGCAACGACGGCTCGGTCGGCACCTACAAGACCGTCCTGCCGCTGTGGGGCGTGGCCGCCACCGGGCCCTGGACGTGGCACGGCTGGCAGACCGACCTGGCGCAGTCGCTGGAGAAGTCGCTCGTCGAGAGTATGCAGGGGCCGAAGCCCACGGCCGATGACGTGGCGGCGCTCGGCGCGTATCTGGAGTCGCTGTCCCCGCCGCCGAGTCCGTTCCGCGAGCCCGACGGTGCGGCGGGAATGGCTGCCGCACGGGGGCGCGAGCTGTTTGCCAGTGCCCGGGCCGGTTGCACCGCCTGCCACGCCGGACCCTACCTGACCAGTGCCGAGACCTACGACGTCGGCCTTGGCAAGTCGGCCGACCGGTATCCGACCTACAGTCCGCCGTCGCTCCGGGCGGTGTATCGCAAGACGCGCCTGCTCCACCACGGCAAGGCGCGGTCACTGGCCGACGTCCTCACCCGGTACCACGGTCCGGAGAAGGTGAGCGGCGAGGCGCCACTGTCGGCCGAGGAAGTCGCGGATCTGGTGGCGTATCTCGAGACGCTGTGA